The proteins below are encoded in one region of Sphingobacterium sp. R2:
- a CDS encoding carbohydrate kinase, with product MKNGDKSIQGICFGEVLWDNLPTGKKLGGAPLNVAYHLNKLGVKTRMLTRIGRDDNGYELRNVCEDLGIPTDFFQYDDLLPTSTVEVSIDAKRDVHYDIVYPVAWDRIAVDNVVLDAVGAVDFLVYGSLACRDEVSFQSLLLLLEKARFRVMDVNLRTPYFGPEKIHKLLGYADFVKMNAEELHVISDWNGATDAYTDQQRVDLIMERFAIQEAIVTYGADGAVYHYKKDNISYHFPALKVQVEDTIGSGDSFLAAFLTKRFQMQDGVQLEEVLEFAATLSGFVTQSRGACPEYNDSVINRFQWLHPIFNGAEKQQ from the coding sequence ATGAAAAACGGAGATAAATCAATACAGGGTATTTGTTTTGGCGAGGTTCTTTGGGACAATCTTCCTACAGGTAAAAAATTAGGCGGTGCGCCTTTGAATGTGGCTTATCACCTCAATAAGTTGGGGGTGAAGACGCGTATGCTAACGCGCATAGGGCGTGACGATAATGGTTACGAGCTGCGCAACGTATGTGAAGACCTAGGTATTCCGACCGATTTCTTCCAGTACGATGACTTGTTACCGACTTCAACAGTAGAGGTTTCGATCGATGCAAAACGCGATGTGCATTACGATATCGTTTATCCTGTAGCTTGGGATAGAATAGCGGTGGACAATGTTGTCCTGGACGCCGTTGGGGCGGTGGATTTTTTGGTGTATGGCAGTCTGGCCTGTCGGGATGAAGTAAGTTTTCAAAGCTTGCTATTATTGCTGGAAAAAGCCCGCTTCCGGGTGATGGATGTCAACCTGCGGACACCTTATTTTGGTCCGGAAAAAATACATAAACTGTTGGGATACGCTGATTTTGTGAAAATGAACGCCGAGGAACTGCATGTTATTTCCGACTGGAATGGCGCGACTGATGCCTATACCGATCAACAGCGTGTAGACTTGATCATGGAGCGTTTTGCAATTCAGGAGGCAATCGTAACCTATGGTGCAGATGGAGCGGTATATCATTATAAAAAGGACAATATCAGTTATCATTTTCCAGCTTTGAAAGTTCAGGTTGAAGATACCATCGGAAGTGGTGATTCCTTTTTGGCGGCTTTCCTGACCAAAAGGTTTCAAATGCAGGATGGTGTTCAGCTGGAGGAAGTACTGGAATTTGCTGCGACCTTAAGCGGATTTGTGACACAGAGCCGGGGGGCTTGTCCTGAGTATAACGATTCGGTCATCAATCGATTCCAATGGTTGCATCCGATCTTCAATGGAGCTGAGAAGCAACAGTAG
- a CDS encoding SusC/RagA family TonB-linked outer membrane protein, whose protein sequence is MFTRQKAMLLPSLALFSVVAFAQQSEIRGRITDSGTAAPIVGASLVVKGTTIATKTNEKGEFVLQTSGNQGTLEISYVGYASQTIAVAGRKFLDIQLAPTEKGLDEVVVTGYQTERKKDLTGAVSVVNVAEMMKAPENNPMKALQGRVAGMTVTSDGSPSGAATVRMRGISSINSSQDPLYVIDGTPTQGGMHELNSNDIESIQVLKDASSASIYGSRAANGVIVITTKKGKLGAPKLTVDAYATSTHFNNRMKVLDAQQYGRALWQATINNGGNPNGNNIGYQFEWNNDANGVPQLKTVFVSKYIDREHTMYASDTDWFKEVSKPGLQQSYNATLSSGTEKSSSFFSLGYLHNNGTLRYTDFQRISARMNADYKLFDGRLVVGENFTVNNTGEVQVPGDVLDLSLKALPIIPVHTVDGMGWGGPALGMNDRHNPMRVLYDNRNNKYNYWRLFGNAYADLQLIKGLHVRTSYGLDYSNFYKRNLEVSYRSGFMNSSRSGVNMEQSHGMKWTWSNTATYRKEIDKHTLDVLGGMEMNRQNDINFNAYTAGDGAFSIETPEYMWPGVSTGTAAVGGGSTGFSLLSYFGKANYSYDDRYLASFTVRHDGSSRFGKNNRFATFPAVTAGWRISSERFMASTKNYISDLKLRAGWGQTGNQGIGNLATYALFVPEYGVADPTWNIVDGTAYDLSGAGTGKLPSGYRKIQTENNDLKWETTTQTNIGLDFSLFNQSLYGSIDWYVKATKDMLINPAYIGVVGEGGYRWANGASMENKGLDLSAGYRNKTSFGLDYDVMAVFSTYKNKVTHLPEAVENSYGGRQGDNIIGRPLGSFYGYVTDGIFQNQDEVDAHVNQTGKGIGRLRYVNVYDADKQITDMDRTWIGSPHPDFSYSLNIVLKYKGFDLSAYFQGVQGIDVENWLKKQTDFWSVDDVNSNKGLRLLNAWTPQNPTSTIPALQTTNNNDEGRLSNYFIENGSYMKLRNLSLGYTLPTATASRLRMSRLRIYVTGQNLFTVKSKNFTGVDPENVGWGYPIPTTWTAGVNIGF, encoded by the coding sequence ATGTTTACAAGACAGAAAGCAATGCTGCTCCCGTCTTTGGCACTTTTTTCTGTTGTCGCATTTGCGCAACAGAGTGAAATCCGGGGAAGAATTACGGATAGTGGGACAGCAGCACCTATAGTAGGGGCATCTTTAGTGGTGAAGGGAACCACAATAGCCACCAAGACAAATGAAAAGGGAGAATTTGTCCTTCAGACTTCGGGCAATCAGGGTACATTGGAAATAAGCTATGTCGGCTATGCCTCCCAGACGATTGCTGTAGCAGGAAGAAAGTTCCTCGATATTCAGCTTGCACCTACCGAAAAAGGGCTTGATGAAGTGGTCGTTACGGGATATCAAACAGAACGTAAGAAGGATTTGACGGGCGCAGTGAGTGTTGTTAATGTTGCTGAGATGATGAAGGCTCCAGAAAATAACCCGATGAAAGCGCTGCAAGGAAGGGTAGCTGGTATGACAGTAACTTCGGATGGTAGTCCGAGCGGAGCGGCAACAGTGCGTATGCGCGGAATCAGTTCCATCAACAGTAGTCAGGATCCCTTGTATGTCATCGATGGAACCCCTACACAGGGAGGAATGCATGAACTCAATTCGAATGATATCGAAAGTATCCAGGTTTTAAAGGACGCTTCTTCGGCGAGTATCTATGGCTCGCGCGCAGCGAATGGGGTTATTGTCATCACAACAAAAAAAGGAAAGCTAGGTGCCCCTAAACTTACAGTAGACGCCTATGCCACCAGTACCCATTTTAATAACCGTATGAAAGTGCTGGATGCCCAACAATATGGTCGTGCTTTGTGGCAGGCCACCATTAATAATGGCGGAAACCCCAACGGAAATAATATTGGTTATCAGTTTGAATGGAATAACGACGCAAATGGCGTACCTCAGCTCAAAACTGTTTTTGTTTCCAAGTATATCGACCGTGAACATACCATGTACGCTTCCGATACCGATTGGTTTAAGGAAGTTTCAAAACCGGGATTGCAACAATCTTACAATGCGACATTAAGCTCCGGTACAGAAAAATCCAGTTCCTTTTTCTCCTTAGGTTATTTGCACAACAATGGGACACTCCGTTACACGGATTTCCAGCGGATATCAGCCCGGATGAATGCCGATTATAAATTGTTTGATGGACGCCTGGTGGTGGGCGAGAATTTTACGGTAAACAATACCGGTGAAGTGCAGGTACCCGGCGATGTGCTTGATCTTTCGTTAAAAGCATTACCCATTATCCCCGTTCATACAGTAGATGGAATGGGTTGGGGGGGACCGGCGTTAGGAATGAACGACCGTCATAATCCCATGCGAGTACTTTACGACAATCGGAACAATAAATACAATTATTGGCGGTTGTTTGGAAATGCCTATGCCGATCTACAGCTTATAAAAGGTCTGCATGTCCGCACCAGTTACGGTTTGGACTATAGTAATTTTTACAAACGTAATTTGGAAGTATCCTATCGTTCGGGATTTATGAATAGCAGCCGGAGTGGGGTTAATATGGAACAGTCCCATGGAATGAAGTGGACTTGGTCCAATACGGCGACATATCGGAAAGAGATTGATAAACATACCCTAGATGTGCTTGGCGGTATGGAAATGAACCGTCAGAATGATATCAATTTTAATGCCTATACCGCCGGAGATGGCGCTTTTTCCATAGAGACACCTGAGTATATGTGGCCAGGTGTGAGTACGGGCACTGCGGCAGTAGGAGGTGGCTCTACGGGATTCTCGCTGTTATCCTATTTTGGAAAGGCCAATTATTCCTATGATGACCGCTATCTGGCTTCCTTCACCGTGCGGCACGATGGCTCTTCCCGCTTCGGTAAAAATAACCGCTTTGCAACTTTCCCGGCGGTAACAGCGGGGTGGCGGATTTCGTCCGAGCGTTTTATGGCAAGTACAAAAAACTATATTTCGGACCTCAAGCTGCGTGCTGGATGGGGGCAGACAGGTAATCAAGGGATAGGTAATCTGGCTACCTATGCGTTGTTCGTTCCCGAATATGGTGTTGCTGACCCCACATGGAACATCGTGGATGGCACAGCATACGATCTCTCGGGCGCAGGAACCGGGAAATTACCATCGGGATACCGCAAAATCCAAACAGAAAACAATGATCTGAAATGGGAAACCACAACGCAGACGAATATAGGCTTGGACTTTTCATTGTTTAATCAAAGTCTATATGGTTCGATTGACTGGTATGTCAAAGCAACCAAAGATATGTTGATCAATCCAGCCTATATCGGTGTGGTCGGAGAGGGCGGTTACCGTTGGGCGAATGGTGCCTCCATGGAAAATAAAGGTTTGGACCTATCGGCTGGATATCGCAATAAAACATCGTTTGGACTGGATTATGATGTGATGGCTGTGTTCTCTACCTATAAAAACAAGGTGACACATTTGCCCGAAGCGGTAGAAAACTCCTATGGAGGTCGTCAGGGGGATAATATTATCGGCCGGCCGCTGGGATCATTCTATGGCTATGTCACCGACGGTATTTTTCAGAATCAGGACGAAGTGGATGCGCACGTCAATCAGACCGGTAAGGGGATAGGGCGTTTACGTTACGTCAACGTCTATGATGCGGACAAGCAGATTACGGATATGGACCGTACCTGGATCGGTAGTCCACATCCTGATTTTTCCTATAGTCTCAATATTGTGCTGAAATATAAAGGGTTTGACCTATCGGCATACTTTCAGGGGGTACAGGGGATAGATGTCGAAAACTGGCTGAAAAAGCAAACAGACTTCTGGAGCGTGGATGACGTCAATTCCAATAAAGGCCTTCGGTTGCTGAATGCATGGACACCACAAAATCCAACGTCGACGATTCCGGCCTTACAAACGACAAACAACAATGACGAGGGCCGCCTGTCAAATTACTTTATTGAGAATGGATCTTATATGAAACTCCGGAATCTGTCTCTGGGCTATACCTTGCCAACAGCAACAGCCTCACGCCTGCGTATGAGCCGGCTAAGGATCTATGTGACCGGTCAGAACCTATTTACCGTTAAGTCAAAGAATTTTACAGGTGTAGATCCTGAAAATGTAGGTTGGGGGTATCCAATTCCAACGACCTGGACAGCTGGAGTAAATATTGGATTTTAA